The following are encoded together in the Bacillus carboniphilus genome:
- a CDS encoding universal stress protein produces MFKRILLASDGSEHALRAAEKTTYLTTQTYDVEVVILYVVDSSKSKSDVLSIGEGEAVKEERRRRISSTEGILQKKGINYSTQIMKGEPGPSIVEFAKKNGIDLIIIGSRGLNSFQEMVLGSVSHKVAKRAACPVMIVK; encoded by the coding sequence ATGTTTAAAAGAATTCTATTAGCTAGCGATGGGTCAGAACATGCGTTAAGAGCAGCTGAGAAAACCACATACCTTACCACGCAAACTTACGATGTCGAAGTTGTAATTTTATATGTAGTCGATAGTTCTAAATCTAAATCCGATGTTCTATCTATTGGGGAAGGGGAAGCCGTTAAAGAAGAAAGAAGAAGGCGTATCTCCTCAACAGAGGGAATTCTACAAAAAAAGGGGATAAACTACTCAACTCAAATTATGAAGGGAGAACCAGGTCCGAGTATTGTAGAGTTTGCCAAGAAAAATGGAATTGATTTAATTATCATAGGCAGTCGTGGACTTAATTCATTTCAGGAAATGGTACTGGGGAGTGTCAGTCATAAAGTAGCTAAACGGGCAGCGTGTCCAGTTATGATTGTAAAATAA